AAGTTCAGAACGGCGATATCGACCCGTCATTCCATCGCGCTGGCCTCAAGGCCGGGCCCGAACTTTACAAAACCTTCCGCGACAAGGAGGACGGCTGCATCAAAGTCGTGATGCGCCCGCACGGCTGACCGTTCTGCCCCAGTGGCCCGACTTTGTTGTCCGGCCGTCTGCATGCTGAAAAGGCGAGAGTTGAAAATGGCCAAGGACAAACCCGTATCGACAAACCCGGCCGCCACACCTCCGGTCAGATCGCCTGATGCCGCCGGCCTGCCACATCCCCGTCGCGACGCTGAAAACAGCGATTCCGGCGCCAAGCCGACGGCGCCCAAGACCGCTGGCGCCCAGCAAGCGTCCAGATCGCCGCTCGACAGCCGCATTGCAAATCGCAATGCCGGCCGTCCTCGTCAGGCAGGCACGACGCCTCGGCCGACCGACGAACCGCTGGAGTAAAATGAAACCTAAGCTGCGGCGCGGGTATCCGCACCGCGGTGTGTGTGCGCAGTCAGGGTCTTCCTGCCCTGCCGACAGGGCCATACAGGTCTTGATCTCTCGTGGATCGTCGGGATCGGCAATCAATACTTTAGCGGGAAATTCGATGGTACCGTTGGCTGGGATCGAACCAGCGACCTCCGGATCCACAATCCGGCGCTCTAACCATCTGAGCTACAACGGCACGTTCGCCTGAGCCAGATCGTGGTGAAAATTCATTCTCCGAGATCCGCTCTGTCGTTCGGCGATGCGTCCAATACGGTCTATCAGAGACTAATTCAAGGCCTTTGATAAGGCAAAGCCGGTTCCGCCAACAGGCGCCGGTTTCTTCGGCAAAAGAAAAAGGCCGGCGGGAGGAGGTGCCGGCCTTTTCCTGTTACGAGCCAGCGGGAGGAGGTGCTGGCTGGTCACCCCGGAGAGCAGAGGGAGGAGGTTCCACTCGCCGGGTATTCATTTGGACAACTCTATCGCACACCTATTTGTCTGACGAAATGCGACGTTTTGATGCATCGCAGAGTTGTGCGCAATTATTAGGCGGCCTTGATGTCCTTCAGGGCCTTCTCGAAAGCGGTCTTGACCGGCTTGGAGACGTCTTCGGCAGCCTTCGAAGCAACAGCCTGGAAGTCCTTGGCCTGCTCGACCGTGGTCTCGACGCGCTTGCGCAGGAAGGCGGTCTGCAGTTCGACCACTTCCGACAGCGACTTGGCGCCGATGAGGGCCTCGAGATGCGAGAAGCCGGCTTCGGCATTGGCGCGCAGAGCGGCGATGGTCTTGAGCGACAGGTCGCTGGAAACGGTCTTGGCAGTCTCGAAGGTCGATTCCAGGACTTTCTGGGTCTCTTCGGCGCCGGTCTTCAGCTTGGAGTAGGCTTCCTTCGACTGCTCGACGCCCTTTTCGGCGAAAGCGCGGATCTGGTCGGTTGCCTTGGAAGCGTCGAAGCTCGGGAATTCGACGTTTTCGATGGTCTCAGCGGTCTTGGCCTTGGTCATTTTCCATCCTTTCGGGTAGCGGCTTTGACAAAAAGCCGTCTCGTTCATGTATGATGGCAATATAGCGGTTTTTTTGTGCGATGCAATATCTTTGTTGCAGTGCACCATAAATTTCTTCCCGTGCGTCACCCAAGAGGTTATCCAAGGGCATTCCGAGAGGCTGTTAACCAAGTGGCCAGAGATTCCACCTGCTTCCCGCGATGGCTTGTGGACCTTCGCCGCGCGGGCTTTTATTAACAAAGCGTTAACTGCAAATTGCCCGCCTTGTAGGTTCGCCAAGAGGGGTTCGCCAAGAGGTTTCACCGAAAGGGTCCGCCAAGCGCATGCCTTCCGAGAACTACTCTTTCCTCGATGTCGCCGTGCTTGATGCGGTTCGCCAGCGCTTCGCCGCCGGCGACGCGATCGCGATTCTGTCGGCCGACCTCGAACAGGTGATCTGGGCCAACGGCCCGGGCGCTGCGGTGTTCGGCTATCCCGACATCGAGGCCATCATCGGCGCCTCGGCACAGCTGCCGCTGATCGCCAGGCGTCAGATCATGGCGACCGCGGGCTTCCCGCAGATCGGCAGCGACCGCGCCATTACGGTACGGCTGGCGACCGGCATCACCAGCCGCGCCGTCGGCTTCCTGGCCAGTGCGGTGACTATGCCGGACGGCGAAAGCGCCATCATGCTGGTGGTGCCGGCAGCGCAGGCCGGCTCGCGCAGTGCTGCCGACATTGCGGCCCGCGCGATCAGCGGCTTTACCGAAGACGGCCATTTCATCGCCTTTGTCGACGCCGCCGGCACTGTCGAGGCGGCTTCGGATGGCTTTGGCGCGCTCGCCATCCGGCCTGAGACGCTGGCCGCGCTTGTCGCCGACGTGGCGAGCCAGGACGACCGCATCGTCAAGCGGCTGGTCCCCGGCGGCGCCACGTCCTATCCGGCCGGCTTCGCGCGCCTGACCGAGTCCAGGCATCTGCTGGTGGTCATCGACGAGGATCAGCTCGGTGAGGAAAATCCTGTCGGCGAGCTGGATGCCGAACCTGCTGCAGCGCAGGTCGACGATGGCCCGGCGCAAGCCGCCGCGGAGAACGCGGTAACGGTGGATGCGGTGGCTGACCACCCCCCCGCAAGCGGGAATCAGGGCGCCCCACTCGCGGCCGCGCCTGACGTCGGGGAGACAGGTCCGGCTGCCACCGAGCATGATGCTTCGGCGTCAACCGATACAAAGGCGGATCATCGCGAGCAGACGACCGGTCGCGAGCAGGCGGCGAATGACAGCGCGCCGGCGCAACATGATCATTGGTACTTCCATGCCGGCGAAGAGCCGCAGGCGGGCGAGCCGGACAGCCCGGCGCAGGCCGAGCCGGATTCTGTTTCCCCGGCCGAGAGTGCGCAGTTGGACTGCAGTGCCGCTGCGCCCGCCCTGCCCTCTGACGCAGCCCCACCGGCTGCGCCTCCCGCCAAACGTGAGATCGACCGCTCGGCGCCGCCGCTGCGCTTCGTCTGGCGCACCGACGCCGAGGGCAAGTTCAGCGCGCTGTCGCCGGAATTCGGCGACATTGTCGGCAAAGCCGCCGCCGACGTGATCGGCCGCCGCTTCAAGGACGTCGCGACAATTTTCGGCCTCGACGCCTCGGGCGAGATCGCGGGCCTGCTTGAACGGCGCGACACCTGGTCGGGCCGCTCGGTACTGTGGCCGGTTGCCGGCTCCGACCTGAAGATACCGGTCGATCTGGCAGCACTGCCTGTCTATGGCCGCAGCCGCGCCTTCGAAGGTTTTCGTGGTTTCGGCGTCGCCCGCGCCGGCGATGCGGTGGTCGATCCGGAAGCAATCGGCATGGCGCTGGTCCCCAATGGCGCGCCAGCGGCAGCAGCCGAGCCGGCCCCGGAACAGCCCGTGGCGGAAGCTCCCAAGGCGGCCGATCCGTTCGAGGGCGAAGTGCCGGCACTGACCATCGTGCCGAAGCAGGAACGTCGTTTTGCCGACAAGGTCATCCGGCTGGCCGAGCATCGGCAGCCCGCCAACGACAAGCAGCCGACAAGCGAGAGGGGCCTGTCGACGCTGGAGCGCAGCGCTTTCCGCGAAATCGGCGAGCGGCTGAAGAAGGACAATCCCCCGCCGGAGCAGCCGGAGACTGCCAAGCAGGCCGAACCGGCCAATCCGGATCAGGTAACGCCAGACCAGGCCAAGGCAGATGAGCCCAAGCCGGATCATGTCGAGGCGAACCAGGCTGAAACAGCCGCGCCAGCCCGGCGGCCCGCCGAGGTCTCGAGTCCGGGCGAAGCCCGCCCGGCTGCCGTGGCTGAACCATCGGCAACCGCACCCGAAAGCGAAACGGCTGAGGCCGAACCGCCGGAAAGCGATGCCGAGGACGAAAAGGACCTGACGCGGCTTGACGGCGAGCAGCCGGACGACGGCCTTGCGGACAGCGAAGCAGGCGAGGCGAAGGCGCCGACAGTGTCGCGCTCCCTGCTCGACTATGCCGATCCCGAACCAGGCTCCGTCACCGAAGACAGTACGGAAGCAACGTCGTCCAACGACGAACTTGCGCCGGCTTCCGAACCGGATGATACGCAAGCCCAAGAGATCGTCGAGGCCGCAGAGCCACAGCCGGTTGTTGCCGAGACGCCGGCCAATGCCGGTGAAGACGACAGCATGACGTCGGCCGACTTCCGCGATGCCGAGGACAATGAGGATTGGGCGCCGTCCGACGAGGCGACCGATTCCGCCGTGGAAGACGGGGACAAGGCCGGCGATGCGGACACAGTGCCGGCAGAACCACAGCGCCTGAAAGTGCCGCCGCTCAAGCTTGAGGGGTTCATGCCTTCGGCATTCTCGGCCGGAGATGAACACAAGGCCCCTGACACGTCGATCCTCGGCAAGCTGCCGGTGCCGCTGCTCATCCATTCGGGCGACGAGCTTCATTACGCCAATGAGGAATTCCTCGGCCTGACCGGCTATGACACGCTTGAGGACCTGAGCGACGCCGGCGGGCTCGACGCGCTGTTTGCCGATCCCTATTCAGAAATGGCCGGCGAAAGCGACCACACACTCAAACTGAAGACGCGCGAGGGCCAGGAATTTCCGATCGAAGCCATTTTGCGTTCGGTGCCGTGGCGCGCCGGCAAGGCGCTGATGCTGGTGGTGCGACGTACCGGCGATAACGAGCCGCCGATGGTTGCGCATCTCGCAGCCGAGGAGCAGACGCAGCCCGATGTCTCCGAACTCAAAGCGCGCATTGCCGAGATGCGCACCATCATCGACACCGCGACCGATGGTGTGGTGTTGATCGGCCGCGACGGCGACATCCGCTCGATCAGCCGGCCGGCCGAGGCGCTGTTCGGCTTCGACAGCGACGACGTCACCGGTAAACCGTTCGCCTCGCTGTTTGCCATCGAAAGCCAGCGCGCGGCGCGCGACTATCTGAACGGCCTGTCCGAGCCCGGCGTGGCGAGTGTGATGAACGATGGCCGCGAGGTGATCGGGCGCGAGGCGCAAGGGCGCTTCATCCCGCTGTTCATGACCATCGGCAGGCTGCCCAATGACAGCGGCTTCTGCGCCGTGGTGCGCGACATCACGCAGTGGAAGCGGGCCGAAGAGGATCTGACCCAGGCGCGCGCGGTGGCCGAGCGCGCCTCCTCGCAGAAGACCGATTTCCTCGCCCGCATCAGCCACGAGATCCGCACGCCGCTCAACGCCATTATCGGCTTTTCCGAGCTGATGGTGGACGAGAAGTTCGGCCCGGTAGCCAATGACCGCTACCGCGACTATCTCAGAGACATCAACCGCTCGGGCAACCATGTGCTCGATCTCGTCAATGACCTCCTCGACATTTCGAAGATCGAGGCCGGCCAGCAGGAAATGGACTACGAGGCGGTGTCGCTCAACGATACGCTGGCCGAGACGGTGGCGATGATGCAGCCGCAGGCCAACCGCGAGCGTGTCATCATTCGCTCCAGCTTCGCCTCGCGACTGCCCGAAGTGGTCGCCGACCTCAGAAGCGTGCGCCAGATCGCGCTCAACATCCTGTCCAATGCCATTCGCTATACGCAAGCCGGCGGACAGGTGATCGTGTCGACCGCCTATGAAACCTCCGGCGACGTTGTCATGCGGGTGCGCGATACCGGCATTGGCATGAGCCATGCCGAGATCGAGCAGGCGCTGAAGCCGTTCAAGCAGATCAATGCGCTGAAGCGCGGGCGTGGCGACGGCACCGGTCTCGGCCTGCCGCTGACCAAGGCGATGGTGGAAGCCAACCGCGCCCGCTTCACCATCACCTCGACGCCGGGCGAAGGGACGCTGGTCGAGGTCGCCTTCCCGTCGACGCGGGTGCTGGCCGAATAGGGCCGGCCATTCCCGGGCGAGAATCCCGGACAAAGAAAAGGCGTCCAACAGGACGCCTTAAATGGGATTTGCTGTCACAACGGGGGCTTGAGCGAATCTGATCCTCAGGGGACGAGGAACGGGATTTCTCCCTCAAGTTACGTGCGACTATCGACGCCGGGCCTTAACAACTCCTTACCGGCCGTCCAAAAAATTTACGAATGTGTACCACTCATGAAATCTAGGTAAATTCGACCGACATATCTGGTTAACCATCCCGGCCGCGTCACTCAGCCAGCTGCGGCAGGTTCCTGAACAGCTCCAGCGCCTCTGGATTGGCCAACGCTTCCTTGTTCTTGATGGCGCGGCCATGCACCACGTCGCGCACTGCAAGCTCGGTGATCTTGCCCGATTTGGTGCGCGGAATGTCGCTGACGGCGACGATCCTTGCCGGCACGTGGCGCGGGCTGGCGCCGCTGCGGATCTTGGAACGAATGCGCTTTTCCAGATCCTCGTCCAGCGTCACGCCGGCGGCCAGCCGCACGAACAGCACGACGCGGACGTCATTGTCGAAATCCTGACCGATGCACAGCGCCTCAAGGATCTCCGGCATCTGTTCGACCTGATTGTAGATCTCCGCCGTGCCGATGCGCACACCGCCCGGATTGAGCGTCGCGTCGGAACGGCCGTGGATGATCATGCCGCCATGCGCGGTCCATTCGGCGAAGTCGCCGTGGCACCAAACATTGTCGAAGCGCTCGAAATAGGCGGCCTGGTATTTCTTGCCCTCAGGATCGTTCCAGAAGCCGATCGGCATCGACGGGAACGCTTTTGTGCAGACCAGCTCACCCTTTTGCTCGCGGATCGGCTTGCCGTCATCGTCCCATACATCGACGGCAAGGCCGAGGCCGGGACCCTGGATCTCGCCGGTCCAGACCGGTTGCGTCGGTACGCCGAGCACGAAACAGGAGACGATGTCGGTGCCGCCGGAAACCGAGGCGAGATGTACGTCCTTCTTGATGCCGTCATAGACGAAGCGGAAATCCTCCGGCGACAACGGTGAGCCGGTGGAGGAAATAGCCCGCACACTCGACAGATCATGGCTGCGGATCGGCTTGAGCCCGGCCTTGCGTACGGAATCGATGAATTTGGCCGAGGTGCCGAAAAAGGTCATCTTCTCGGCATCTGCGAAGCTGAACAGCACATTGCCGTCGGTGTGGAAGGGCGAGCCGTCATAGAGCAGCAGCGTGGCGCCCGAGGCCAGGCCCGACACCAGCCAGTTCCACATCATCCAGCCGCAGGTGGTGAAGTAGAAGAAGCGGTCGCCTTCGATGAGTCCGGCATGCAGCCGGTGTTCCTTGACATGCTGGACCAGCGTGCCGCCGGCCGAATGGACGATGCATTTGGGAATGCCGGTGGTACCTGACGAGAACAGGATGTAGAGCGGATGCGCGAACGGCAGCCGCTCGAACGTGACCGCTTTGGCGGTAAAGGGTAACAGCGCCTCTTCGAGCGCCACGGCCTTGTCGATGATCGCTGCGATATCGCGCGAGGTACCGAGATAGTCGACGATCAGGACCTTGCGGACGGTTTCGAGCTTCGCCGCAACGGCAGCGATCTTGTCGGCTACCTCGATTGCCTTGCCATTGTACCAATAGCCGTCCGGCGCAATGAATATGACCGGCTCGATCTGGCCGAAACGGTCGAGCACGCCCTGCTCGCCGAAATCGGGGGAACAGGACGACCAGACCGCGCCGATGGAGGCGGCCGCCAGCATGGCGGCGACGGTTTCCGGCATGTTGGGCATCATCGCCGCGATGCGGTCGCCCTTTTTCACCTTGAGCGACAGGAAAAGCTGCTGAAAGCGCGAGGTCAGCTGGTGCAGTTCGCTCCACGACAGCCGCCGCTCGATCTTGTCCTCGCCGCGAAAGACGATCGCGTCACCGGAACCGGTCTTCTTCAGCAGGTTCTCGGCGAAGTTCAGTGTCGCTTCGGGAAAGAACGATGCGCCGGGCATCTTGTCGCCATCGACGAGCACGGGCTCGCCCGCATCGGTCCCTTTGTCGCCGACAATGCCGCAAAAGTCCCACAGCAGGCTCCAGAAGCCCTCGCGATCCTCGACCGACCAGCGGTGCAGTTCGGCGTAGGAGGCGAAGGATGTGCCGCTTTTGGCCGCTGCTGCCTTCATGAACGCGGTCAGTGGTGCTGCGTCGATCTGGTCTTGCGTCGGGGTCCAGAGCGGTGCTTCGGCAGCCATTATCGATCCTCCTTGAAGCCCGTCGCGTCGCAAGATAGATATGCTTTTGTTTTGATGCACGTCGTTGTCCCGGAACCGCTGCACTCTTCCGGGCGACATGCACTAGCCTCAGCTTTACAGGCGCGCTGTCCCAAAAACGCCGCGCCTCGTAGCAGGCTGAAGCTGCATCGCTTATGCCTACCACCGTGCGGCAGAGCAAGATTTTGTTCCGCTAAACTCGGCCATGTGTGCGCAATTGCCATCGCCGGGCCATAAAGACTTGAAATGCCTCAGCCCTAAGTCGTAGTGACGACTGGAAGGCGTGGTGACAACTGGCGGTTACACCCGTCAGGCGATTTTTATCGGAATGAAAGCAACCGGGGCAATATGCCATCACCTTTGATCCGGCGCGGAATATGGGCGATCGGCGTTGCCGTGCTCGTCATCGCGCTGGTCGTCGCCGCTCTGCCGCTGATTGCCTCGACCCGGATCGTGCGCGATCGCATTGCCTGGGAGATGAGCGCGTGGAGCGGATTCAGGGTCACCATCGCCGGTTCGCCGCGCATCGAGGTGTGGCCGAAGTTCCGCGCCATATTGAGCGACGTCACGCTGTCGCAGTGGACCGAGACCGACGCGCCGCCGGTGATCGAGGCCGAACGGGTCGAGGTCGACCTTTCGGCCATGGCGGCGCTGCAGGGCGATGTGGTGTTTTCGACGGCGCGGCTGGTGCGGCCGACGATCCGGGTCCAGCGCGCCGCAAACGGCATATTCCTGCCCGCCATACCAACGGGCGGACGCATCACCCGCTCCATCGACACGGCGCGCGGCGTGGTCAACGCCGATCCGACGAAGCCGGATCTGAGCAAGCTGCCCGCCGATCCGTTCGGCACCGTGGAATTCAGGGACGGCCGTATGGTCGCCTCCGTCGGCGGCAAGGACGTCGAATTGCTGACCAGCCTGTCCGGCCAGGCGAGCTGGGCAGCGATGAACAGCAACGCGACCTTGTCGGCGACCGGAATCTGGCGCGGCGAGAGCATCACCGTCGATGCCGCCTCGCCCAAGCCGCTGGTGCTGTTTGCCGGCGGCGCCGCACCGGTCACGTTTTCGTTCAAGGCAGCGCCGGCCAGCTTCTCGTTCGACGGCACGGCCAGCATGTCGCAAAACGCCTATTTCGATGGCCAGGCGAAATTCGCCGCGCCCTCGCTGCGGCGCGTGCTGGAATGGTCGCAGGCCGGCATTGCTCCTGGTACGGCGATCGGTTCGGTCTCGGTTTCGAGCAAGATCACGGCGACCGCCGGCCGCGTCAAATTCGAAAACACCGCGGTGACGCTCGACAACAACCCGGGAATGGGGGCGCTGGATTTTTCGTTCGGCGACGCCTTGCCGGTGATATCAGGCACACTCGCCTTCGATACGCTCGACCTCAGGTCGCTGTTTTCGGCCTTCACGCCGCTGGCGCCGACCGGCGAGACCGGTCCCGGCGAAATCGACACCAGCTTCGCCGACCGGATCAATCTCGATCTGAGGCTGTCAGCGGCACATGCCTCGGCCGGCGCAATCCAGCTTGCCGACGTCGCCGCTACGGCGCAGGTGAAGAACGGGCTTGCCGTCTTCGATATCTCCGATGCGTCGGCCTTTGGCGGCAACGTGCAAAGTAGCCTGCGTTTCGACCGCAAACCGGAGGGCTCGCAGGTCGAGATCCGGCTGCTCGCCTCCGACATTGACGGCGCCGCTTTCGGCACCGCGGCCGGAATGACGCGGCTGGTGCCGGCCAGCACCGGCACTGTCTCGGTCATTCTCAAAGGGCCGGGCAAATCCTGGGACTCGATCTTCGAGAACGCGGACGGCTCGGTCTCTGCGACGTTCGGGCCGGGCGCGCTGAGCGGGCTCAATTTGCCGGCATTTCTGAAGCACACGGAACAGGGCGGCTTCTTCGCGCTCGACGACGTCTCGGACGGGACACTGCCGATGGACGGCGCCGAGCTCAAGGCCACCATCTCGAAGGGTGTGGCAAGGCTGGACAAGGCCGAGGCCAATTCGGCGAAATACAAGGTCTGGCTGTCCGGCATCGCCTCTTACGGCGGACGCGGATTGGCGCTTTCGGGGGGTGTCACTCAGGCCGACCCGGCAGCGGCACCGGTCAATGGCCAGCAGGGATCCAACCAGTCGTCATTCTTCGTCGGCGGCACCTGGAGCACGCCGTTCATCTCGCCGATCAGCCGCGGCGTCTCAGGCGAATAGGCGGACCCTTACCGGGATCGCCCTATCCCTCGTTTGACGCAATCAACCGCGCTGCGCGGCCTGTTCGTCGAGCTGGCGTTGCACCTCACGCCGCTTGTTGGCGACCGAAGCGATGATGACGCCTACCGCCACGACGGCGATCAGGATGGTGCAGGCGGCGTTGATTTCCGGCGTCACGCCGAGCCGCACCTGGCTGTAGATCTTCATCGGCAGCGTGGTGGCGCCAGGCCCGGAGGTGAAGGAGGCGATGACCAGGTCGTCAAGCGACAGGGTGAAGGCCAGCATCCAGCCGGAGACGATGGCCGGCATGATGACCGGCAGCGTGATCTGAAAGAAGGTCTTTACCGGCGTTGCGCCGAGGTCCAAGGCAGCTTCTTCCAGCGAACGATCGAACGACACCAGGCGCGACTGCACGACGACGGCCACGAAGCACATGGTCAAGGTGATGTGAGCAAGCGTCACGGTCAGGAAGCCACGGTCGAGACCGACGGCAACGAACAGCAGCAGCAGCGACAGGCCGGTGATGACTTCCGGCATGACCAGCGGCGCAAACACCATGCCGGAAAACAGGATGCGGCCGCGGAAGCGGGTGTAGCGGGTCAAGGTCAGTGCCGCCAGCGTGCCGAGCACGGTTGCCACAGTGGCGGAGATGACACCCACACGCGCGGTCACCCAGGTGGCGTCCATCAGCCCCTGATTGTGGAACAGCGAGGCATACCATTTGGTCGAGAAGCCGCCCCAGACGGTGACCAGCTTCGACTCGTTGAAGGAGAAGACGATGAGCAGCACGATCGGCAGATAGAGAAAGGCAAAGCCCAGCACGACCGAGGTGACGTTGAAGCGGCTCCAGGTGGCGTTCATTTGTCCTGCTCCTGGGCGCGTGCCTGGGCCTGCTGGAAGAGCATGATCGGCACGATCAGGAGCAGCAGCAGGATGACGGCGACGGCCGACGACACCGGCCAGTCACGGTTGGCGA
This region of Mesorhizobium sp. C432A genomic DNA includes:
- a CDS encoding phasin; the encoded protein is MTKAKTAETIENVEFPSFDASKATDQIRAFAEKGVEQSKEAYSKLKTGAEETQKVLESTFETAKTVSSDLSLKTIAALRANAEAGFSHLEALIGAKSLSEVVELQTAFLRKRVETTVEQAKDFQAVASKAAEDVSKPVKTAFEKALKDIKAA
- a CDS encoding PAS domain S-box protein translates to MPSENYSFLDVAVLDAVRQRFAAGDAIAILSADLEQVIWANGPGAAVFGYPDIEAIIGASAQLPLIARRQIMATAGFPQIGSDRAITVRLATGITSRAVGFLASAVTMPDGESAIMLVVPAAQAGSRSAADIAARAISGFTEDGHFIAFVDAAGTVEAASDGFGALAIRPETLAALVADVASQDDRIVKRLVPGGATSYPAGFARLTESRHLLVVIDEDQLGEENPVGELDAEPAAAQVDDGPAQAAAENAVTVDAVADHPPASGNQGAPLAAAPDVGETGPAATEHDASASTDTKADHREQTTGREQAANDSAPAQHDHWYFHAGEEPQAGEPDSPAQAEPDSVSPAESAQLDCSAAAPALPSDAAPPAAPPAKREIDRSAPPLRFVWRTDAEGKFSALSPEFGDIVGKAAADVIGRRFKDVATIFGLDASGEIAGLLERRDTWSGRSVLWPVAGSDLKIPVDLAALPVYGRSRAFEGFRGFGVARAGDAVVDPEAIGMALVPNGAPAAAAEPAPEQPVAEAPKAADPFEGEVPALTIVPKQERRFADKVIRLAEHRQPANDKQPTSERGLSTLERSAFREIGERLKKDNPPPEQPETAKQAEPANPDQVTPDQAKADEPKPDHVEANQAETAAPARRPAEVSSPGEARPAAVAEPSATAPESETAEAEPPESDAEDEKDLTRLDGEQPDDGLADSEAGEAKAPTVSRSLLDYADPEPGSVTEDSTEATSSNDELAPASEPDDTQAQEIVEAAEPQPVVAETPANAGEDDSMTSADFRDAEDNEDWAPSDEATDSAVEDGDKAGDADTVPAEPQRLKVPPLKLEGFMPSAFSAGDEHKAPDTSILGKLPVPLLIHSGDELHYANEEFLGLTGYDTLEDLSDAGGLDALFADPYSEMAGESDHTLKLKTREGQEFPIEAILRSVPWRAGKALMLVVRRTGDNEPPMVAHLAAEEQTQPDVSELKARIAEMRTIIDTATDGVVLIGRDGDIRSISRPAEALFGFDSDDVTGKPFASLFAIESQRAARDYLNGLSEPGVASVMNDGREVIGREAQGRFIPLFMTIGRLPNDSGFCAVVRDITQWKRAEEDLTQARAVAERASSQKTDFLARISHEIRTPLNAIIGFSELMVDEKFGPVANDRYRDYLRDINRSGNHVLDLVNDLLDISKIEAGQQEMDYEAVSLNDTLAETVAMMQPQANRERVIIRSSFASRLPEVVADLRSVRQIALNILSNAIRYTQAGGQVIVSTAYETSGDVVMRVRDTGIGMSHAEIEQALKPFKQINALKRGRGDGTGLGLPLTKAMVEANRARFTITSTPGEGTLVEVAFPSTRVLAE
- a CDS encoding acetoacetate--CoA ligase → MAAEAPLWTPTQDQIDAAPLTAFMKAAAAKSGTSFASYAELHRWSVEDREGFWSLLWDFCGIVGDKGTDAGEPVLVDGDKMPGASFFPEATLNFAENLLKKTGSGDAIVFRGEDKIERRLSWSELHQLTSRFQQLFLSLKVKKGDRIAAMMPNMPETVAAMLAAASIGAVWSSCSPDFGEQGVLDRFGQIEPVIFIAPDGYWYNGKAIEVADKIAAVAAKLETVRKVLIVDYLGTSRDIAAIIDKAVALEEALLPFTAKAVTFERLPFAHPLYILFSSGTTGIPKCIVHSAGGTLVQHVKEHRLHAGLIEGDRFFYFTTCGWMMWNWLVSGLASGATLLLYDGSPFHTDGNVLFSFADAEKMTFFGTSAKFIDSVRKAGLKPIRSHDLSSVRAISSTGSPLSPEDFRFVYDGIKKDVHLASVSGGTDIVSCFVLGVPTQPVWTGEIQGPGLGLAVDVWDDDGKPIREQKGELVCTKAFPSMPIGFWNDPEGKKYQAAYFERFDNVWCHGDFAEWTAHGGMIIHGRSDATLNPGGVRIGTAEIYNQVEQMPEILEALCIGQDFDNDVRVVLFVRLAAGVTLDEDLEKRIRSKIRSGASPRHVPARIVAVSDIPRTKSGKITELAVRDVVHGRAIKNKEALANPEALELFRNLPQLAE
- a CDS encoding AsmA family protein; protein product: MPSPLIRRGIWAIGVAVLVIALVVAALPLIASTRIVRDRIAWEMSAWSGFRVTIAGSPRIEVWPKFRAILSDVTLSQWTETDAPPVIEAERVEVDLSAMAALQGDVVFSTARLVRPTIRVQRAANGIFLPAIPTGGRITRSIDTARGVVNADPTKPDLSKLPADPFGTVEFRDGRMVASVGGKDVELLTSLSGQASWAAMNSNATLSATGIWRGESITVDAASPKPLVLFAGGAAPVTFSFKAAPASFSFDGTASMSQNAYFDGQAKFAAPSLRRVLEWSQAGIAPGTAIGSVSVSSKITATAGRVKFENTAVTLDNNPGMGALDFSFGDALPVISGTLAFDTLDLRSLFSAFTPLAPTGETGPGEIDTSFADRINLDLRLSAAHASAGAIQLADVAATAQVKNGLAVFDISDASAFGGNVQSSLRFDRKPEGSQVEIRLLASDIDGAAFGTAAGMTRLVPASTGTVSVILKGPGKSWDSIFENADGSVSATFGPGALSGLNLPAFLKHTEQGGFFALDDVSDGTLPMDGAELKATISKGVARLDKAEANSAKYKVWLSGIASYGGRGLALSGGVTQADPAAAPVNGQQGSNQSSFFVGGTWSTPFISPISRGVSGE
- a CDS encoding ABC transporter permease subunit, producing the protein MNATWSRFNVTSVVLGFAFLYLPIVLLIVFSFNESKLVTVWGGFSTKWYASLFHNQGLMDATWVTARVGVISATVATVLGTLAALTLTRYTRFRGRILFSGMVFAPLVMPEVITGLSLLLLFVAVGLDRGFLTVTLAHITLTMCFVAVVVQSRLVSFDRSLEEAALDLGATPVKTFFQITLPVIMPAIVSGWMLAFTLSLDDLVIASFTSGPGATTLPMKIYSQVRLGVTPEINAACTILIAVVAVGVIIASVANKRREVQRQLDEQAAQRG